A region from the Vicia villosa cultivar HV-30 ecotype Madison, WI linkage group LG3, Vvil1.0, whole genome shotgun sequence genome encodes:
- the LOC131659994 gene encoding RNA-binding protein 208-like, which yields MQQRLKLQQQQQALMQQALLQQQQMYHHPGMLAAAAMTQMEPVPSGNLPPGFDASACRSVYVGNIHVNVTDKLLAEVFQSAGPLAGCKLIRKEKSSYGFVDYHDRASAALAIMTLHGRQLYGQALKVNWAYANSSREDTSGHFNVFVGDLSPEVTDATLFACFSVYTTCSDARVMWDHKTGRSKGYGFVSFRDHQDAQSAINDMTGKWLGNRQIRCNWATKGAGGSSNEEKINDNQNAVVLTNGSSDGGQDNNNEDAPENNPSYTTVYVGNLPHDVTQAELHCQFHALGAGVLEEVRVQRDKGFGFVRYNTHEEAALAIQMANGRPVRGKTMKCSWGSKPTPPGTASNPLPPPAAQPYQILPTAGMNQGYSPAELLAYQRQLALSQAAVSGLSGQALLQMSGQHGLAPASMGINSAASQAMYDGYTGNSSRQQLMYYR from the exons ATGGAGCCTGTACCAAGTGGAAATCTGCCTCCCGGTTTTGATGCTTCTGCATGCCGTAGTGT TTATGTAGGAAATATTCATGTAAATGTCACCGATAAACTTCTTGCAGAAGTTTTTCAGAGTGCTGGCCCTCTTGCTGGGTGCAAGCtcataagaaaagaaaag TCTTCTTATGGTTTTGTTGACTACCATGATCGAGCATCCGCAGCACTAGCAATAATGACATTGCATGGGCGACAACT ATATGGTCAAGCACTTAAGGTGAATTGGGCATATGCCAATAGCAGCAGGGAGGATACCTCAG GACACTTCAATGTATTTGTCGGTGATCTGAGTCCAGAGGTTACTGATGCAACTTTATTTGCATGCTTCTCAGTCTATACTACTTGTTC TGATGCTAGGGTTATGTGGGATCACAAAACTGGTCGTTCAAAAGGATATGGTTTTGTTTCTTTCCGTGATCATCAG GATGCCCAAAGTGCCATAAATGATATGACGG GTAAATGGCTGGGAAATAGACAAATAAGATGCAATTGGGCAACTAAAGGTGCTGGTGGCAGCTCAAATGAAGAGAAGATCAATGACAACCAAAATGCTGTTGTGCTTACAAATGGGTCATCAG ATGGAGGTCAAGATAACAACAATGAGGATGCTCCTGAAAATAATCCTTCATACACCACAGTTTATGTTGGCAACCTTCCCCATGAT GTTACACAAGCTGAACTCCATTGTCAATTCCATGCATTGGGTGCTGGTGTACTTGAGGAGGTTCGAGTTCAGAGGGATAAGGGTTTTGGATTTGTCAGATACAATACTCACGAGGAAGCAGCACTGGCTATTCAGATGGCTAATGGAAGACCAGTTCGCGGGAAGACGATGAAG TGTTCATGGGGTAGCAAACCAACTCCTCCTGGGACAGCTTCAAATCCATTACCTCCTCCTGCTGCACAACCGTATCAAATACTTCCTACTGCAGGTATGAATCAAGGCTATTCTCCTGCTGAGTTGTTGGCTTATCAGCGCCAGCTGGCCTTGAGTCAGGCCGCTGTATCTGGCCTTTCCGGACAAGCTCTTCTTCAAATGTCTGGACAGCATGGCCTAGCTCCCGCTTCAATGGGCATTAATTCTGCTGCGTCTCAAGCCATGTATGATGGATATACTGGTAATTCGTCGAGACAGCAGCTTATGTACTATCGTTGA